From a single Pseudomonas serboccidentalis genomic region:
- a CDS encoding CvfB family protein, protein MALVGRYNSLQVVKHTNFGLYLDGGADGEILLPNRYIPKDIPSEDEDWLNVFIYLDSEDKLLATTEKPKVQVGEFASLKVVEVNSIGVFLDWGLPKDLLLPYSEEKRQMTAGEYCVVHVYLDKHTRRITATARLDRYLDKTPANYSAGQEVDLLVAEATDMGFKAIINNKHWGLIHKNEIFKFMRSGMREKGFIKEVRADGKISLSLQPVGQEAASSLSSKILARLRESNGSLAVSDKSDPALISSLFGVSKGNFKKAIGSLYKEGKIVIHADRIELT, encoded by the coding sequence ATGGCTTTAGTCGGGCGTTACAACAGTTTGCAAGTGGTTAAACACACTAACTTCGGTTTATATCTGGATGGCGGTGCCGACGGCGAAATTCTTTTGCCCAACCGTTATATCCCTAAAGATATTCCCAGCGAAGATGAAGACTGGCTCAACGTATTTATTTATCTGGACAGCGAAGACAAACTTCTCGCGACCACTGAAAAACCAAAAGTTCAGGTCGGTGAATTTGCGAGTCTGAAAGTAGTTGAAGTCAACAGCATCGGTGTGTTCCTCGATTGGGGTCTGCCGAAAGATCTGTTGCTGCCGTACTCCGAAGAAAAACGTCAGATGACCGCGGGCGAATACTGCGTGGTGCACGTCTATCTCGACAAACACACACGTCGCATCACCGCCACCGCGCGGCTGGATCGCTACCTCGACAAGACCCCGGCCAACTACAGTGCCGGCCAGGAAGTTGATCTGCTGGTTGCCGAAGCCACTGACATGGGTTTCAAGGCGATCATCAACAACAAGCACTGGGGCTTGATCCACAAGAACGAAATCTTCAAGTTCATGCGTTCCGGCATGCGCGAGAAGGGCTTCATCAAGGAAGTGCGCGCCGACGGCAAGATCAGCCTCAGCCTGCAACCGGTGGGTCAGGAAGCGGCCAGCAGCCTGAGTTCGAAGATTCTCGCCAGATTGCGCGAAAGCAACGGTTCTCTGGCCGTCAGCGACAAGAGCGATCCGGCGCTGATCAGCAGCCTGTTCGGCGTCAGCAAGGGCAACTTCAAGAAGGCCATCGGTTCGTTGTACAAGGAAGGCAAGATCGTCATTCATGCGGATCGCATTGAACTAACCTGA
- a CDS encoding DUF2177 family protein translates to MKKALIAYIATLLAFLLLDGIWLGVLMAPTYRELLGSLMLEKPLLLPAAVFYCLYVFGCVLFVVLPAANLQWAAKRGALLGLVAYGTYDLTNWATLRGWSVQVTVMDWAWGTFATAVACTVGFLVAKRL, encoded by the coding sequence ATGAAGAAAGCGCTGATAGCTTACATCGCCACCCTGCTGGCGTTTCTGTTGCTCGACGGCATCTGGCTCGGCGTATTGATGGCGCCGACCTATCGCGAACTGCTCGGTTCGCTGATGCTCGAAAAACCGCTGCTGTTGCCGGCAGCGGTTTTTTATTGCCTGTACGTTTTCGGCTGTGTGCTGTTTGTGGTGTTGCCGGCGGCCAATTTGCAGTGGGCCGCGAAGCGGGGTGCTTTGCTGGGGCTGGTGGCGTATGGCACGTATGACCTGACCAATTGGGCGACGTTGCGCGGCTGGTCGGTGCAGGTAACGGTGATGGATTGGGCGTGGGGCACGTTTGCCACTGCCGTTGCCTGCACGGTTGGCTTTCTGGTGGCGAAGCGGTTGTGA
- a CDS encoding DMT family transporter, with product MSVERRNADGFALQVMIGLCVIWGVQQVMIKWAAPDIAPVMQAAGRSGISALLVGLLLCWKGGWDQVGSTWRGGLLAGALFGLEFFFIAEGLQLTTAAHMSVFLYTAPIFTALGVHFLLASERLRPVQWLGIFLAFIGIAIAFAGGVSWDNLDRRMLLGDAFGVLAGACWGATTVVVRASRLSEAPVTLTLFYQLLVGFVGLLLIALFSGQITHISLTTVAVASVLFQGLVVSFFSYLTWFWLLRRYLAANLAVFSFMTPLFGVTFGVVLLGEQLSVNFVIGAVLVLLGITFVSAEQWVRRRLRKVLGQQ from the coding sequence ATGAGTGTCGAGCGGCGCAATGCCGACGGTTTTGCTTTGCAGGTGATGATCGGGCTGTGCGTGATCTGGGGCGTGCAGCAAGTGATGATCAAATGGGCCGCGCCGGACATCGCGCCGGTGATGCAGGCCGCCGGGCGTTCGGGGATTTCCGCGTTGCTGGTCGGCCTGCTGCTGTGCTGGAAGGGCGGCTGGGATCAGGTGGGCAGCACCTGGCGCGGCGGATTGCTGGCTGGTGCGTTGTTCGGTCTGGAGTTCTTCTTCATCGCCGAAGGCCTGCAGCTGACCACCGCCGCGCACATGTCGGTGTTCCTCTACACCGCGCCGATTTTCACCGCGCTCGGTGTGCATTTTCTGCTGGCCAGCGAGCGGTTGCGGCCAGTGCAGTGGCTGGGGATCTTCCTCGCCTTCATCGGCATCGCCATTGCCTTTGCCGGCGGCGTGTCGTGGGACAACCTCGACCGGCGCATGCTGCTGGGCGACGCTTTCGGTGTGCTGGCCGGGGCCTGCTGGGGCGCGACCACCGTGGTGGTGCGCGCCTCGCGACTGTCGGAAGCACCGGTGACGTTGACCCTGTTCTATCAGTTGCTCGTCGGCTTCGTCGGACTGCTGTTGATCGCGTTGTTCAGCGGCCAGATCACCCACATCAGCCTGACCACCGTGGCGGTCGCCAGCGTGTTGTTTCAGGGGCTGGTGGTGTCGTTCTTCAGTTACCTGACCTGGTTCTGGCTGCTGCGCCGTTACCTGGCGGCCAACCTGGCGGTGTTTTCGTTCATGACGCCGTTGTTCGGCGTCACTTTCGGCGTGGTGTTGCTCGGTGAACAACTGAGCGTGAATTTCGTCATCGGCGCCGTGCTGGTGTTGCTCGGCATCACCTTTGTCAGCGCTGAGCAGTGGGTGCGTCGGCGTTTGCGCAAAGTGCTCGGCCAGCAGTAG
- a CDS encoding MFS transporter, translating into MSPLIRLSACFVALMMAMGIGRFALTPQMPHLLSEGQVDLTAAGLIAAANYLGYLLGAVDAMFAHRPQQVQRRLYGGLWLCVLLTLASFWANGFWAHLLLRFGTGVASAWVLVMITALSLPLAAAAGRPRLGALVFAGPGLGIFLTGLLALVSHLLQQTSATLWLIYAGVALLMLLGIVRILPQPGVHTPVATLNVSPSNRGIPRLAAVYALYGVGYIIPATFLSQMANAQFHGQWQADLFWPCFGLGAAIGVLLVSLRRHDPNTTRHWLTATLWLQALGVFACLLGSGYGLALGVILCGMPFLACMQLVMQRSRELAPHTTQRNAGLLTACFAVGQLSGPLLAALSSHFSGGLQPALVIAGSGLLIAGGLALQSSTAGRALCANADAPTAQR; encoded by the coding sequence ATGTCACCGCTGATTCGCTTATCCGCCTGTTTCGTCGCCCTGATGATGGCCATGGGCATCGGACGTTTCGCCCTCACCCCGCAAATGCCGCACCTGCTCAGCGAGGGCCAGGTCGACCTGACCGCCGCCGGTCTGATTGCGGCGGCCAACTACCTCGGCTACCTGCTGGGCGCGGTGGACGCGATGTTCGCCCATCGTCCGCAGCAAGTGCAGCGGCGCTTGTATGGTGGCTTGTGGTTGTGTGTGTTGCTGACCCTGGCGTCGTTCTGGGCCAACGGCTTCTGGGCGCATCTGCTGCTGCGCTTCGGCACCGGGGTGGCGAGCGCCTGGGTGCTGGTGATGATCACCGCGCTGAGTCTGCCACTGGCGGCTGCGGCGGGTCGACCACGGTTGGGCGCGCTGGTATTTGCCGGACCGGGGCTGGGGATTTTTCTGACAGGGTTGCTGGCGCTGGTCTCACATCTGCTGCAGCAGACGTCTGCCACGCTGTGGCTGATCTATGCCGGCGTGGCGTTGCTGATGTTGCTGGGGATCGTGCGGATCCTGCCGCAACCGGGTGTCCATACACCGGTCGCCACCCTCAATGTCAGCCCCTCGAATCGCGGCATCCCGCGACTGGCGGCGGTGTATGCGCTGTATGGCGTGGGTTACATCATCCCGGCCACGTTCCTCTCGCAAATGGCCAATGCGCAGTTTCACGGGCAATGGCAGGCCGATCTGTTCTGGCCGTGCTTCGGCCTTGGCGCGGCCATTGGCGTGTTGCTGGTGAGCCTGCGTCGCCACGACCCGAACACCACACGGCACTGGCTGACAGCCACCTTGTGGTTGCAGGCGCTCGGGGTCTTCGCCTGTCTGCTGGGCAGCGGTTATGGCCTGGCGCTGGGGGTTATTTTGTGCGGCATGCCGTTCCTGGCCTGCATGCAACTGGTGATGCAACGTTCGCGGGAGCTGGCGCCCCACACCACCCAGCGCAACGCTGGCCTGCTGACCGCCTGCTTCGCCGTCGGCCAGCTCAGCGGCCCGTTACTGGCGGCGCTGAGCAGCCATTTCAGCGGCGGCCTGCAACCAGCCCTGGTGATCGCCGGCAGCGGTTTGCTGATTGCCGGCGGGTTGGCCCTGCAATCGTCTACTGCTGGCCGAGCACTTTGCGCAAACGCCGACGCACCCACTGCTCAGCGCTGA